From the Calliopsis andreniformis isolate RMS-2024a chromosome 4, iyCalAndr_principal, whole genome shotgun sequence genome, one window contains:
- the Osp gene encoding myosin phosphatase Rho interacting protein outspread isoform X5 produces the protein MSGGTAGVRGTGAECRKFAPNIFNKSKCSSCFKQKEEHSAEALECNRATRKISKCGYLFVAPGWDFSNPLNRTKRWQRRWFVLYDDGELTYSVDEHPETVPQARIDMTRVLEVAAAEDITGHPYSLAITSPEGVTFVKGTCREETRWWADVLQVYSRNKGRHKRNATFPGGQTTILQVTPTIRSNTPNPPRPRFNSCRSEPRSSTWIPETNVPSDLCPSVFSSSPSLVTSNAVTTSSSTVMSNGNADASNVSPLRTSTPLENGSSYLSSVPTTSSMNGGVSTVYSTTSTTMSTNSSLTEKPPAVPSEGRASYRDQPASSASPPTRDKLRAEDKARRRMNQHGERASLGTGTNCPSEKLDDDACRRILLEHEREREGKLRDIAASLTQPRARRTKPRTSEPTRDVVDAANAAYQDKLIRGDPDGCGLDISGIRYSPTSELRVDLPAEDLLNIKKGWLMKQGLNKEWNKHWFVLRGCGLMYYRDPCAEDKGIMDGVIDLNTVTAVTPLQVARNYGFQTVAWDERGSTVLSAVTAGIRASWMSAIRRSANLPDPDSNADSLTVCQDGQQDNTPQSPTASITDRERDSVVPSTSVTPRSVLFSSDEEYRTASEGGRRESGDWSEVPVSPPLVRNGDWPGALKGSSWSDSANHEWSELPPSPPLTRTALSRVKARSRSSSRSRVYKRSRSSPPSSRRSTLDSVRSEDLMMACCELGEDEEQPNGHMQSTESPLIVELLENQVSLLRDQLDQNSQSHPSTLLVIIERQENEIESLKSQLNTARVDVANVEKELSRLRQQKAEASIREKQVEELLSTIQRTEQQRNKDMEDLEKMKKMYTRDKEILECKLLETEAILRESSERCEMLSKELASSHRTVEHLQTEIASLSDRLSQGIDENERLYTKVRELEEKGGLSASRERGRSFDSLSDLTNIELDLDLNSLDKERIMEEYDELRSRFEKAILEIRAMRKELREAHAMQDALELEIFAHKQDAASVSETNQAQAQLMAARIQDLTNKLAASEKQVRTLKQKLTKAETRDKRRSLSLKGRESFQISQEMEDKLVDLENKICAIERGKNIGPTVSTGSSSKDSSPNPKKEKRRESKNLDRTRLRRKSLDSATSSEPMKVLIRLSTLETKVANVAENMASDAEKDSSECSEVSASSTSEVSLEIIARLRKLERVVSKSKRRLEKCLGSTQAEDKAEKCLREVNDILDSCLECKRSQAGAQVTESVGVVVSRLEAILKDKLSELAARRQSLAQNGQLDDREKMKLIAERVAFEFVVLRQIKCAIGRTFERSAVLGELVETSQLASSLTRKIHGTKPKTYQNTSYIQYLTKVLANRLVLVGGVTATETSKEVSAARAESLNFLLQKQREVNEIVRRYKETKLRQLAEALAAETLSMSEQEDLGKQVSSSSKKLLEDRRIREAWALAQETVSKELVQAEVSHVIMRCGQMYEQNVTSITDACLNFESAENVTLESWIDSAQAILRQEMELSTRELSEAYEECLHLMKKNKTAVESKFESRQLLMDYADVIAHKALIDARIGLLQENTKQMTTFPRETFVSSLIRNDDVLSCLLEDDCEFQGNPVLDAEYSYLYQQFSKECEERIAGKRGSKEQLKNVNQSLLYLEEDLIELGKRIRDKSYDNETTPWPKSMVTITDWSSVCEKCSQLREQIKKLSDYVNNLSCKQCEQLQETIQRITAEHNEELETLKRNQERDLMDIKGELDNQRQSLTSQYEQEAANLREKARKLEHRLNAMDSEHSAHVNELRAAYQRSMSAELDTDAETRKRYKEEIKQLRALCEKGLLAMENSHRRIISEMEEKHRQELENLRVEKEQALSEETQATLAALDAMRKAHEHEVQKEIAKFKQEFIKQMQAREDIGVLHKEHEEEMEEIKQEILSLSAKYSSKCVESAALEEKVGSLTKQLAQAQQHIMQLDARNKQLRAHLVLETNDTSINDTMQMLRGRDSEIPEPREEIHRLQQLKS, from the exons CCAGAGACGGTGCCCCAAGCGAGGATCGACATGACCCGTGTCCTGGAGGTCGCCGCCGCCGAGGACATCACTGGACATCCTTACAGTCTGGCCATCACCTCCCCCGAGGGCGTGACCTTCGTCAAGGGCACGTGCCGTGAGGAGACTAGATGGTGGGCTGATGTTCTCCAAGTTTACTCGAGGAACAAG GGTCGGCACAAGCGGAACGCGACGTTCCCTGGCGGCCAGACGACCATCCTCCAGGTCACTCCGACCATCAGAA GCAACACACCGAATCCCCCGAGGCCTCGGTTCAACAGCTGTCGCTCGGAGCCTCGCAGCAGCACGTGGATCCCTGAGACCAATGTGCCCTCGGACCTCTGCCCTTCTGTGTTCTCCTCGTCGCCGTCTCTGGTGACGAGCAACGCAGTCACTACGTCCAGCAGCACTGTCATGAGCAATGGCAACGCTGACGCCAGTAATGTGTCGCCTCTGAGGACCAGCACGCCGCTGGAGAATGGTTCCAGTTATCTGTCTTCGGTCCCGACGACCTCGTCGATGAACGGCGGCGTGAGCACTGTGTATTCGACCACGTCGACGACCATGTCTACTAACTCGTCGCTGACGGAGAAGCCTCCTGCTGTGCCCAGTGAAGGCAGGGCCAGTTACAGGGATCAACCTGCTAGCAGCGCATCGCCGCCGACGAGGGataagttgagggctgaggacaagGCCAGGCGCAGGATGAATCAGCATGGGGAGCGGGCCAGTTTGGGAACTGGGACCAACTGTCCTAGCGAGAAACTAG ACGACGATGCCTGCAGAAGAATCTTGCTGGAGCATGAAAGAGAGAGGGAGGGTAAACTTCGGGATATTGCAGCTTCCTTGACCCAGCCCCGTGCTCGAAGGACAAAACCAAGAACCTCTGAGCCAACTAGGGATGTGGTGGATGCTGCGAATGCTGCTTATCAGGATAAACTC ATTCGGGGAGACCCTGACGGATGTGGCCTAGACATTTCCGGCATCAGATACTCCCCCACTTCAGAGCTGAGGGTCGACCTGCCTGCGGAGGACTTGTTGAATATTAAGAAAGGGTGGCTCATGAAACAGGGACTCAATAAG GAATGGAACAAGCACTGGTTCGTGCTGAGAGGCTGCGGCCTCATGTACTACAGAGATCCCTGCGCGGAAGATAAGGGTATCATGGACGGCGTCATAGATCTGAATACCGTTACCGCCGTCACGCCCCTTCAGGTCGCAAGAAATTATGGATTCCAGACCGTG GCATGGGACGAGCGAGGATCCACGGTGCTGTCCGCGGTGACGGCTGGTATTCGGGCCAGTTGGATGTCAGCCATACGAAGGTCCGCCAATTTGCCCGATCCCGACAGCAACGCTGACTCCCTGACAGTGTGCCAGGATGGACAGCAGGACAACACTCCTCAGTCGCCGACGGC ATCCATCACCGACCGCGAGAGAGACTCTGTGGTTCCATCTACCTCTGTCACGCCTAGGTCAGTCCTGTTCTCCTCAGACGAGGAGTACAGGACAGCTTCAGAGGGTGGCAGAAGGGAGTCGGGCGACTGGTCTGAAGTGCCTGTGTCCCCGCCGTTGGTGAGGAACGGAGACTGGCCAGGAGCGTTGAAAGGCTCCAGCTGGTCGGATTCAGCTAACCATGAGTGGTCTGAGCTGCCTCCGTCGCCGCCGCTGACCAGAACCGCTCTGTCCCGAGTGAAGGCTCGCTCGAGGTCGAGCTCCAGGTCCAGGGTGTACAAGAGGAGTCGCAGCTCTCCACCCAGCTCGAGGAGAAGCACTCTGGACagcgtgaggtctgaggatctcaTGATGGCTTGCTGTGAGCTGGGCGAAGACGAGGAGCAGCCTAATGGTCATATGCAGAGCACTGAAAGTCCATTGATCGTTGAGTTGTTGGAGAACCAAGTGTCCCTGTTGCGGGATCAGCTGGACCAGAACAGTCAGTCACACCCGAGTACGCTACTAGTCATTATCGAGCGTCAGGAGAACGAGATCGAGAGCTTGAAGTCTCAACTGAACACAGCTAGGGTGGACGTCGCGAATGTTGAGAAGGAACTGTCCAGACTGAGGCAGCAGAAGGCTGAGGCTTCTATTAGGGAGAAACAAGTGGAGGAGCTGCTGAGCACGATACAGAGGACGGAGCAGCAAAGGAATAAGGATATGGAGGACCTGGAGAAGATGAAGAAGATGTATACCAGGGATAAGGAGATACTGGAGTGTAAGCTGTTGGAGACGGAGGCTATTCTTAGGGAGAGTAGTGAGAGGTGTGAAATGTTGAGCAAGGAGTTGGCGTCGAGTCACAGGACTGTGGAACACCTGCAGACGGAGATTGCTTCTTTGAGCGATAGATTGTCGCAAG GAATCGACGAAAACGAGCGTCTGTATACTAAAGTTAGGGAACTGGAGGAGAAGGGTGGATTGTCTGCTTCAAGGGAGCGTGGGAGGAGCTTCGACTCGCTCAGCGACCTGACGAACATCGAGCTGGACCTGGACTTGAATTCTCTCGACAAAGAAAG GATCATGGAAGAGTACGACGAGCTCCGAAGCCGCTTCGAGAAGGCCATTCTAGAGATCCGCGCCATGCGCAAGGAGCTTCGCGAGGCCCACGCGATGCAGGACGCCCTGGAGCTGGAGATCTTCGCGCACAAGCAGGACGCAGCGAGCGTGAGCGAGACGAACCAGGCCCAGGCTCAGCTAATGGCGGCTAGAATCCAAGACCTGACGAACAAACTAGCCGCCAGCGAGAAGCAAGTGAGGACGCTGAAGCAGAAGCTAACGAAAGCTGAGACCAGAGATAAGAGAAGGTCGCTGTCGCTGAAAGGTCGCGAGTCCTTCCAGATCTCCCAGGAGATGGAGGACAAGCTGGTGGACCTGGAGAACAAAATCTGCGCGATCGAGCGCGGCAAGAACATTGGCCCAACGGTGTCAACTGGGAGCAGCTCTAAAGACTCGAGTCCTAATCCAAAGAAAGAGAAACGAAGGGAAAGCAAGAACCTGGATCGCACCAGGTTACGCAGGAAGTCCCTAGACAGTGCGACGAGCTCCGAGCCGATGAAGGTTCTGATCAGATTGAGCACGCTGGAGACAAAAGTCGCGAATGTGGCTGAGAACATGGCCAGCGACGCGGAGAAGGACTCCAGCGAGTGCAGCGAGGTCAGCGCGTCTTCTACCAGCGAAGTATCGCTGGAGATCATCGCCAGGTTGAGGAAGCTGGAGAGGGTGGTGTCCAAGTCGAAGAGGCGGCTGGAGAAGTGTCTGGGATCGACGCAGGCGGAGGACAAGGCGGAGAAGTGTTTGCGCGAGGTGAACGATATACTGGACTCATGTTTAGAGTGTAAGAGGAGCCAAGCTGGCGCTCAAGTCACCGAGTCAGTAGGCGTAGTGGTATCTAGGCTAGAAGCTATACTTAAGGATAAATTGAGCGAGCTAGCGGCGAGACGGCAGTCGCTCGCGCAGAACGGTCAGCTGGACGACAGGGAGAAGATGAAGCTGATCGCGGAGAGGGTGGCGTTCGAGTTCGTCGTTCTCAGGCAGATCAAGTGCGCGATCGGCCGGACGTTCGAGAGGAGCGCCGTCCTCGGTGAATTGGTCGAAACTAGTCAGCTTGCCTCAAGCTTAACGCGTAAGATTCACGGAACCAAGCCCAAGACGTACCAAAACACCAGTTACATTCAGTATCTTACTAAAGTGTTAGCGAATAGGTTAGTACTGGTAGGCGGCGTGACAGCGACGGAAACGAGCAAAGAGGTTTCCGCAGCTCGTGCCGAAAGCCTGAACTTCCTGCTGCAGAAGCAGCGGGAGGTGAACGAGATCGTGAGGAGGTACAAAGAGACGAAGCTGAGGCAGCTCGCCGAGGCCCTGGCCGCGGAGACTTTGAGCATGTCCGAGCAGGAGGACCTTGGAAAGCAAGTCAGCAGCTCTAGTAAGAAATTGCTGGAGGATCGTCGAATCCGCGAGGCGTGGGCGTTGGCCCAGGAGACAGTCAGTAAAGAGCTTGTACAGGCTGAAGTGTCCCACGTGATCATGCGTTGCGGGCAGATGTACGAGCAGAACGTGACGAGCATCACCGATGCCTGCCTCAATTTCGAGAGCGCGGAGAACGTCACATTGGAGTCCTGGATCGACTCGGCGCAAGCGATTCTGCGGCAGGAGATGGAGCTGTCTACTCGCGAGCTGTCTGAGGCGTACGAAGAGTGTCTCCATTTGATGAAGAAGAATAAGACAGCAGTGGAGTCGAAGTTTGAGTCTAGGCAGCTGTTGATGGATTACGCGGACGTGATCGCGCACAAAGCTTTAATAGACGCCAGGATCGGGCTGCTTCAGGAGAACACGAAACAGATGACGACCTTCCCGAGGGAGACTTTCGTATCTAGTCTTATCCGAAACGACGACGTTCTTTCGTGCCTGCTGGAGGACGATTGCGAGTTCCAGGGCAATCCAGTTCTCGACGCAGAGTACAGTTACCTTTACCAGCAGTTCAGTAAGGAATGCGAGGAGAGAATAGCAGGGAAACGAGGCTCCAAAGAGCAGCTGAAGAATGTGAACCAAAGCTTGCTCTATCTGGAAGAAGATTTGATTGAACTAGGCAAGCGCATTCGGGATAAGTCCTACGACAACGAGACTACTCCCTGGCCGAAGTCGATGGTGACCATAACCGATTGGTCTAGTGTCTGTGAGAAGTGCTCCCAACTGCGAGAGCAAATCAAGAAGCTGAGTGATTATGTGAACAATTTgtcttgcaagcagtgtgagcagctgcAGGAAACCATTCAAAGGATAACAGCCGAGCACAACGAGGAACTGGAGACGTTGAAACGGAATCAAGAGAGGGATCTGATGGACATTAAAGGAGAGCTGGACAATCAACGACAATCCCTGACGTCTCAGTATGAGCAGGAAGCAGCAAATTTGCGCGAGAAGGCCAGGAAATTAGAGCACAGGCTCAATGCAATGGATTCTGAGCACTCTGCTCACGTGAACGAACTGAGGGCTGCTTATCAGAGATCCATGAGCGCAGAATTGGATACAGACGCAGAAACGCGGAAAAGGTATAAGGAAGAGATCAAACAGCTACGAGCACTGTGCGAGAAGGGACTGCTGGCTATGGAGAACTCTCACAGGCGTATCATCTCGGAGATGGAGGAGAAACATCGACAAGAATTGGAGAACCTGAGGGTGGAGAAGGAGCAGGCGCTCTCGGAGGAGACTCAGGCGACTCTGGCAGCATTGGATGCTATGAGGAAGGCTCACGAGCACGAGGTACAAAAGGAAATAGCCAAATTCAAGCAGGAGTTTATCAAGCAGATGCAGGCGCGCGAGGACATAGGGGTGCTTCATAAGGAACACGA GGAAGAGATGGAAGAGATCAAACAAGAGATCCTTTCCCTATCCGCCAAGTATTCCTCCAAGTGCGTGGAGTCAGCGGCGCTGGAAGAGAAAGTAGGTTCCCTTACCAAGCAACTTGCTCAAGCGCAACAACATATCATGCAACTGGACGCGAGAAACAAACAGCTCCGAGCGCATTTAGTGTTGGAAACGAATGACACCTCGATCAACGACACGATGCAGATGTTGAGGGGCAGGGACAGCGAGATACCCGAGCCGAGGGAGGAGATACACAGGCTGCAGCAATTAAAG AGCTGA